The Belonocnema kinseyi isolate 2016_QV_RU_SX_M_011 chromosome 1, B_treatae_v1, whole genome shotgun sequence genomic interval cacttgtctcgtgcagacaactttttttttcgtgGTCTTTCGTTTCGCGGATGCTGTAGTGGTTTAATCTTAAGTAAAATCAATTCAATTCGACATAAgacgtaattaattttaaactatcccCGAGCTTCTAATGTAGAGCACAAAACTTAAACTTGTGTAGACTTATACGAACACATACTTGAATCATAATCAAGTTTTTGTAATATTCAAACATTCTCAACGAAATATTTCCGTGATAGTGTAATATTATTTTGCATATTTAATCgtgttcttaactttttttagtcGGTTTTTAGCTTAGGTATGTAACCTTTTTGACATAAGTctgatgaaaatcttttcaaCTTATGGACtagtaattgaaatttaaaaactttgttctaACGCCTTATTTCACTGAAATTTGCATGTTCAATTTTTTGGAACACCCTTgatataaaagttttcaaataattccaaCAAAATTTCGGCTATATATGTATAGTTCATCTAACATAATACATGCTTATATGTTTTCCTACAACAAAATcgcttatattattatttaaattcagtcATAGCTTTTGGTTCGCTATATTAGACATTGCTACCCTACATGTCGGATGAAATACTGAAAAGCTTGATTTagttatagaaaatttcaaacattctaaTTAGTGCAGCATACCTTAGAATGTACAAAactatcaaattaaattaaaaataatttgaagaaactttACCATAAACTTGGCTGCAAATTCtacatttcataatattttaaaaacaaaaatgaacttttttccaaaccaaaaaattttccaattttctgcTTGATCTTTAAACTTGTATGGGGTACTGGAGAATTATAATCACCCAAAAGATGCCATATACAAGCACCTATGGAGTTAGTTCAGACCCACCGTATACTGCTATTATAgagaacatttaaataaatagaaataagtgATATTGCCTCTGAATGTTGAGCTTTCGTGACGAAAGCAATAGGGTGTTCCGTATCCAAAAGATGTGGAACTGATACTACAGCAGCTTCGAGTATgtcaggatgttttaaaagaactTCTTCAATTTCTAGAGGTGTAATTTGGTGtcctctaaattttataatatcgtTTATTCTACACACGTAATAAACACAGCCCTTTTTATCATAATACCCTAAATCTCCAGTGTGAAACCAACCTGAAATAAAGCAAGTTTCATGTTCCAAATTATTCCCagcattaaataaatatatttttaacaaatttcaaaactccTACCATCAGATTTTATAACTTCTTCAGTTGTTGTTGAATTTGTGAAGTAACCTTTCATCATTCCTTTGGCTTTAAAGTGCAGTTCACCTTCCTGATTTGGGCCTAATAGTTCTCCCGTGTTAACATCTACAACCTTCATTTCCACACCAGGTAGAACTACACCACTTGAATTGTAATTGATGTTTCCTTTTTCGTCGTTCAATTGTAATATGGCGACTCCTAATTCTGTACATCCTAAAATAGAGCCAGAAGAATAAGAAATTTGCAATCTCACTACAGATATTTCAACTGTATATACTAACCATACATTTGGTTTATTGCGGCATTTACCAacttatcattaatatttttcataacttcCACACTTGGTTTTGTGCCTCCGAAAATTAGAGATTTCACAGAagataaatcatatttttctagAACCTGGGATTGGGAAAGATCCTTCAATATCTCTGAAGCCAATAACATCAAGTtgatctttaaagaaaaaaattaactcttattcGCTAGAACTTCACATTTTcgtaatttcaaatgttttatagttacttagtaaaattttgattaatttccaaTGATTGCAAGTGATTTAGTTGAGTTACTTAAAGTTAGAATTACACCTTTATAAcatactttatatttttcaatgactCTGCAGAGTTCTTCAGGTGTCGAGTCTCTTATAATAATCGCAGGAGAAATGGTTAATAAACATCGGATTATATGAAATACTGCAGTTATCCAATACATGGGCGAAGGACACATTGAAGGCATTCCTTCTGCCTTGGTAAATAAAGTATTAAATGTGCAGCAAATGTAGAATGTTCCTTCGTAGGTATGTTGTATAGCTTTAGACAAACCGCCGATACTGCCTGATGTAAGTAAAACTAAACAATCATCATCAGGATTTGTAGACTGACATTCGAACTGTTCAACTTCGTCTGGACTCTGCTCATTTATAATATCGTCGAAAGACACGAGTCCGTCTACTTTGCCAAATATTACAATCTTCATATCAAGTTCCTTCTcttctttaattatttcattgagaaTCCTACCCGATTTTTCATTCGCAAACATAATTTTCGGTTTCATTAAATTGAGAAGATACCTTAATGtgtctaaaatagaaaattaattgtacatttatcacactgaaaatttttgttaactataTATTGTATGATGCGAATATGAGATTCCGGTATAGCtaatataatattgataaaaaaacttaCCAGGAGACCAATCATGGTACCAAGGATTTAAATTTGCAGCAAGGTAAAAAACTGCGCAAAAGGGGGCCCATGATGCAATATTATTTTCAGAGCAAATTACAACAACATCACCGGATTCGATGCcttgcttttttaaccaaattgcacAACGAATGCTTTCCTCAGCTAATTTTTTATATGTGGAAGTCTCTCCAGTTTTACAGTCAATCTATCAGCATATTANNNNNNNNNNNNNNNNNNNNNNNNNNNNNNNNNNNNNNNNNNNNNNNNNNNNNNNNNNNNNNNNNNNNNNNNNNNNNNNNNNNNNNNNNNNNNNNNNNNNTACTGATTcagatgtttcatttttcattggaaCTAGAATTGTGTATCTAGTCAATCTGCATTGTAAGCTTAGAATATATTTATTGCGTGTTTTTGTTTCAGGTAGTGGGCCAAAGACATCTAACGCAATTTTCTTATTATGTTGTTTTGGTGTGTCTGGAATAATAGCTTGGGCTTGATTAGTGATTCTAGTTGTTTTTTGGAGTTGACAAATAGGACaggtttttacgtattttt includes:
- the LOC117179080 gene encoding luciferin 4-monooxygenase-like, producing MELPVLAINPLIRGISRCFWSPYSPQMGYLEETIEEELPDIDVFDISENRDLNTPVPTTSGNHDFDTSVSKKAVIMNDVILTEENRIKLPHRRMREPSIEIDGEQEQYRKPQEGGNTTEEDQFFEKFCEWKENPVTNDRVKIKSNAEGWLVEEFKDKKLTIVRLIFGDPTYTLLEKEILLEMIQYLSNQYPDTGFHIDCKTGETSTYKKLAEESIRCAIWLKKQGIESGDVVVICSENNIASWAPFCAVFYLAANLNPWYHDWSPDTLRYLLNLMKPKIMFANEKSGRILNEIIKEEKELDMKIVIFGKVDGLVSFDDIINEQSPDEVEQFECQSTNPDDDCLVLLTSGSIGGLSKAIQHTYEGTFYICCTFNTLFTKAEGMPSMCPSPMYWITAVFHIIRCLLTISPAIIIRDSTPEELCRVIEKYKINLMLLASEILKDLSQSQVLEKYDLSSVKSLIFGGTKPSVEVMKNINDKLVNAAINQMYGCTELGVAILQLNDEKGNINYNSSGVVLPGVEMKVVDVNTGELLGPNQEGELHFKAKGMMKGYFTNSTTTEEVIKSDGWFHTGDLGYYDKKGCVYYVCRINDIIKFRGHQITPLEIEEVLLKHPDILEAAVVSVPHLLDTEHPIAFVTKAQHSEAISLISIYLNVLYNSSIRWV